A region of the Candidatus Acidiferrales bacterium genome:
CTTGACGTGTTCCGTCTCTGCTTTGCGCTGCAGGATGGCAATCTTCGTTTCCAAATCCGGCGGCTGAATGTCGGCGATCAATCCCCACTCGAAGCGCGACCGCAGCCGCTCTTCGATCGCGGAAATCTCTTTCGGCGGGCAGTCGGAGGAAATCACAATTTGCTTTTGTTGATCGTAGAGCGCGTTAAAGGTGTGGAAGAATTCCTCTTGCGTGCGTTCTTTGGCGGCGATGAACTGGATATCGTCCACCAGCAGCACATCCATCGTGCGAAAGCGATCGCGGAAGCTGCTCATGCGGTCGAAACGAACCGCAGCGATCACTTCATTCGTGAATTTTTCCGCGCTCACGTAGGTCAGCCGCGCCGCTGGATTGCGCCGCTTGATCGCATGGCCGATGGCTTGCATCAAATGGGTTTTTCCGAGCCCCACTCCGCCGTAAAGAAAAAGTGGGTTATACGACTTCGACGGCTGTTCCGCCACAGCCTGAGCCGCCGCGTGCGCAAACTGATTGCTGCTGCCCACGACGAAGTTCTCGAATGTGTAGCGTCCATTGAGTTGATGGTTTGCGGAATCGAAATCCAACCGTGCCTGGGCCGGCGGTGCCACGGCCTCACTCTCCGTTTCGGCGCACACGAAATCCAACTGCGTCTCGCGCATGTTCAGTTCCGCCAGGACCGCCTCGAGCAAGTCCCCGTAAGTTTGCGTCAGCCGCTTGCGGAAGAGCGCCGTGGGGACTCGAATTGCCAGGCGGCCGTCTTCCGCGGCTTCGAGGCGCGTCGGTCGAAACCAGGTCGAAAAACTGTGGGCGTTAACCCGCCGCTCCATGCGTTGAAGAATTT
Encoded here:
- the dnaA gene encoding chromosomal replication initiator protein DnaA, with the protein product MEIAGVYIAVNVWDKILQRMERRVNAHSFSTWFRPTRLEAAEDGRLAIRVPTALFRKRLTQTYGDLLEAVLAELNMRETQLDFVCAETESEAVAPPAQARLDFDSANHQLNGRYTFENFVVGSSNQFAHAAAQAVAEQPSKSYNPLFLYGGVGLGKTHLMQAIGHAIKRRNPAARLTYVSAEKFTNEVIAAVRFDRMSSFRDRFRTMDVLLVDDIQFIAAKERTQEEFFHTFNALYDQQKQIVISSDCPPKEISAIEERLRSRFEWGLIADIQPPDLETKIAILQRKAETEHVKLAEDVAEFIARSIKSNIRELEGALIRLLAYTSLTGIELSVSTAQQVLKNLIDTAEKKVSIDQIQRRVGEHFGLRGQDLKVRSNSKAIAFPRQIAMYMVKQLTSASLPEIGRQFGGKHHTTVLHSIHKIETLRHTDKELNKTINRLLDSFG